The Lepeophtheirus salmonis chromosome 6, UVic_Lsal_1.4, whole genome shotgun sequence DNA window CCCTTACTTAAGCACTCCTTTGCGATTAGCTGCCACAGGTTTTTGCTTTACGTGTTTGTGTTCTATTCAATCTTACAATGCGTgtgcaaataattaatatcgacttttcaacttttatttttaaattttagaaacagTTTGAGACAAGGTTATTATTAACTTCCTTTATTACTATCATGAAAGTCCAAATATGTGACTGGACGATTCGTTTGACGCCTAAGTTTTACGAGTGGTAATTTATCCTTATTGATAAGCTACATGGTATTTTATATCATGACTACTTcttacatacaattatattcacTTTTTGCATTGAAAGAGATTGTGATGAATGgctaaaatagtaaattataattttgaaagttttgctTCCTGCTTTTCCGAGCATTgctcattttaatttatcttatatatttttgtttagctGGGCATTTAGATTCATTAAGGGTTCTCATTGAAAATGGAGCATCCCTGGAGGCGGTTGATGTCAAATCACAGACTGCACTCTTCACAGCATTAGTCAATCGTCATTGGGACTGCGTTGAGTACGAAATATCCCATTTTTGTGGCTTTATAATGAAATGATTTCCCCCACTTTTAGGTATCTATTATCTGTAGGAGCTAATCCGAATGGAAACGACCAAAATCGATGTTCTCCTTTATCAGTGATGGCGCAAAGAGGTTACTACGAAGGTATTAAACTTCTTTGTACTTGGGGTGCTGATACAGAGGATTTCTATAGACTTCTATCTGGACTTCCTTCTCTCCCTCTAACAATTTGCACAACATATCatcattttaaagaattttctttgCTACTTCTCTTTGGAGCTAAGCCAGATCTGGGTCCAAGCTATAGGTCCAGTCATCCTATGATTGTTGATAATTGTAATACTAGTTTATCGGGAACAGTTATGATGTATAGACAAATTATTGAGAGATGCTCCGTTCCCCACACAATAATCAAGCATAAGTAATCTGATTTTGGCTTTTTATACCTTAATTATGATGGAACGATATTGTGTTTTATTAGGTGTCCTCCtgagtttgtttatttatactacGAATTTGGAGGAAACTTGTGCATAAAGGATTCAAAGGGATTAATGGCCACTGAAATATCGGATCAAGCCCCCGGATTAGAAATCATGAAAATTTTGCAAGgtatactaataaattatgcCAGTTGAAAAAATTggacaattaaaataatttgaaatagttGTTCTATACTAAATTTGGTCCTGATCAATCTGTATACTTTTTCCTTGAAATTTGATAAcgcatatgatttttttttctacagaacAATTTCATTTTGGAGAAATTTAAGTAGTTTTAGTTTTTGCggtattttacatttatatggAACTTGACAAAAACCAGCCTTTTtgtattagtttttttggaaaaaagaatacTTGTCATTCTTTGAATACGAACAAATAacttaataactttaatttgggtaatttttttcgttcacaattttttagcatatattttccacaaaaaacaTACTACCCCAcaattaaatttgatgaaacTAACTCAGTTTGATAGTACATTCTATGTAATAcgtttaagtatttaatttcgTCATCTATGACTAAACATAatcaatgagttctaatactatctggagtACTATCTATACTATCACAAGCTCCAATTACGCAACCTGATGTGGTGAAAAacatcacctttttttttttgagaaattctacttggtaaactcatatgagctttgtacaattataaggcGCTATAAATTATTTAGGATGATTAgtaatggataaggttatattgcATGCAagaagcatctttgtgagatcaaagttaaaatctgacttgatgtattcatcgttaacttgattttatagatgaatatccatactattaatatgagatgaggataatgagtggcgtgtaattctaaaCAGGGGACTAAATGCACATTTATATCGTCAAATCCAACatgccatctgtttctcatccggtgagtattttccaaattcctgggcctccattttcagaaatcgtGACAGAAGGCGATGTTATtataggcat harbors:
- the LOC121119893 gene encoding ankyrin repeat and SOCS box protein 1 isoform X1; the protein is MEGIEVEQLPSSQTRSKDLANLIIDFDDESCQNYDLHLSAYQGEHERLKYLLQDQDIKSHINDRIRPYLSTPLRLAATAGHLDSLRVLIENGASLEAVDVKSQTALFTALVNRHWDCVEYLLSVGANPNGNDQNRCSPLSVMAQRGYYEGIKLLCTWGADTEDFYRLLSGLPSLPLTICTTYHHFKEFSLLLLFGAKPDLGPSYRSSHPMIVDNCNTSLSGTVMMYRQIIERCSVPHTIIKHKCPPEFVYLYYEFGGNLCIKDSKGLMATEISDQAPGLEIMKILQETPLSLQSICRLTICRSLMHDLEKIKSLPLNSKLIHFLLYMEIANSINQIPKFEKSDQTVLNINRTLSEIVAEKPQRKRGKPQSRALSIDWLIEEELQQKDKVVETLIVDVDGDNNRSSLDYNQGNIPPPPPLPPPPSRPHFIQLSSNRVAL
- the LOC121119893 gene encoding ankyrin repeat and SOCS box protein 12 isoform X2 is translated as MEGIEVEQLPSSQTRSKDLANLIIDFDDESCQNYDLHLSAYQAGHLDSLRVLIENGASLEAVDVKSQTALFTALVNRHWDCVEYLLSVGANPNGNDQNRCSPLSVMAQRGYYEGIKLLCTWGADTEDFYRLLSGLPSLPLTICTTYHHFKEFSLLLLFGAKPDLGPSYRSSHPMIVDNCNTSLSGTVMMYRQIIERCSVPHTIIKHKCPPEFVYLYYEFGGNLCIKDSKGLMATEISDQAPGLEIMKILQETPLSLQSICRLTICRSLMHDLEKIKSLPLNSKLIHFLLYMEIANSINQIPKFEKSDQTVLNINRTLSEIVAEKPQRKRGKPQSRALSIDWLIEEELQQKDKVVETLIVDVDGDNNRSSLDYNQGNIPPPPPLPPPPSRPHFIQLSSNRVAL